From a region of the Coffea arabica cultivar ET-39 chromosome 3e, Coffea Arabica ET-39 HiFi, whole genome shotgun sequence genome:
- the LOC113736657 gene encoding ADP-ribosylation factor-like protein 2, with product MGLLSIIRKIKRKEKEMRILMVGLDNSGKTTIVMKINGEDTSVISPTLGFNIKTIIYEKYTLNIWDVGGQKTIRSYWRNYFEQTDGLVWVVDSSDLRRLDDCKYELHNLLKEERLSGASLLIFANKQDIQGSLSPDEIAKVLNLEAMDKSRHWRIVGCSAYTGEGLLDGLDWLVQDIASRIYMLD from the exons ATGGGGCTTCTGAGCATAATTCGGAAGATCAAGcgtaaagaaaaggaaatgcggATTCTTATGGT AGGCCTGGATAACTCTGGTAAGACGACAATTGTGATGAAAATTAATGGGGAAGACACCAGTGTTATTAGTCCCACGCTTGGCTTCAACATCAAGACTATTATCTATGAAAA GTATACTCTGAATATTTGGGATGTTGGGGGACAGAAAACAATTAGATCTTACTGGAGGAACTATTTCGAGCAGACTGATGGATTGGTTTGGGTTGTGGACAGTTCAGATCTTAGAAGGCTAGATGACTGCAAATATGAATTGCATAATCTTTTGAAAGAAGAG AGGCTATCAGGAGCATCATTGTTGATTTTTGCAAACAAGCAGGATATACAAGGTTCTCTCTCTCCGGATGAAATAGCTAAA GTACTCAACTTAGAAGCTATGGATAAAAGTCGACATTGGAGAATTGTGGGATGTAGTGCATACACTGGAGAGGGGTTACTTGATGGACTTGATTGGTTGGTCCAAGATATTGCCTCTCGCATCTATATGCTTGATTAG